One Desulfolucanica intricata genomic region harbors:
- a CDS encoding PAS domain S-box protein codes for MVTIFILVISVTLQFIAAFLALRLIRLTGGITPWVLVALAVLLMAVRRSLSLIDLTNGYYPGNIITTEIVALIISILMVAGIARITPLFLSIKKSEENLRKSEANYRAIFDSASDAIILLDIKTGDIIDVNLKLCEMYGYTPEEVCRLKPILEKPPYTLTGILQLLKKIAKGEPHSSEWLCKDKSGTMFWGEAKLKQVTINGRECLLANIRDITLHKRAEEVLRSVNDDIKRQVAERTAELTKANEALRDSENRYRMLFNSGNDAVFVHRLTSNGMPGKFIEVNDVACKSLGYTREELLKLSPADIRISEKHYEISDAMKKLLFQKHVLFERVHITKDGKKFPVEINSHLFNLNGKPTILSIARNISERKQAEKVLRKALEESQMRETEMSELLKCAHAVLRYQNFKEAGQVILDSCKKLIGAANGYISLESIDGNADEVVAIQLENSFSNIPLPLQAMKNEAYQNQKPIFCNDFTNSKWKKSSTKGHLNIDNVVFVPMIIENQALGFLCLFNKVKGFTKNDIQLVSTLGKLAAIALYNSQLLKSLKNSEELFRSVAESATDAIIIVDSDKKIIFWNSAAETIFGHLSGETVGQPITIIIPEQYRELHKNTINCAILMEYLNITGKAVEMIGLRKDGSQFPVEVSFSKWSVRDNFYFTAIIRDITERKKIEEELQNTIIELKHTQNIVKEKEKLAIIGQMAAGMAHEIKNPLTAIRGLAHLIRKNYSGSETLVNHMNVILKEANQANNTITKFLQITQPRQLSLKLESVNSVVEECTELLNPQFINKNIKLKYEGTKELPQCMLDRDQLKQVLLNMCQNAIDAMAEGGVIIIKTDFLTDKKEVYIEIEDTGCGIPMEEIKNIGVPFYTTKADGMGLSLSSSYAIINAHNGRVEVVSKERKGTRFGIYLPCYKATRE; via the coding sequence ATGGTTACCATATTTATTCTTGTAATTTCTGTTACACTTCAATTTATAGCTGCTTTCTTGGCCTTAAGGTTAATCCGGCTCACCGGAGGAATTACACCATGGGTACTGGTTGCCCTGGCAGTTTTGCTTATGGCTGTTCGGCGCAGCCTTTCGTTAATTGATTTAACTAATGGATATTATCCTGGTAATATTATTACCACAGAAATAGTTGCGCTTATAATATCCATACTTATGGTGGCTGGCATAGCCCGGATTACTCCTTTATTCCTGTCTATTAAAAAATCTGAAGAAAATCTTAGGAAATCGGAAGCTAATTACCGTGCTATTTTTGACTCGGCAAGCGATGCTATTATCCTTCTGGATATAAAGACAGGTGACATAATTGATGTTAACCTAAAATTATGTGAGATGTATGGTTACACTCCTGAGGAAGTTTGCCGACTTAAACCAATCTTGGAAAAACCCCCATATACATTGACAGGTATCTTACAGTTACTAAAAAAGATAGCTAAGGGAGAACCTCATAGTTCTGAGTGGCTATGCAAGGATAAAAGCGGTACTATGTTCTGGGGGGAGGCTAAACTAAAACAGGTTACTATTAACGGCAGAGAATGTCTGCTGGCAAATATTCGTGATATCACTCTGCATAAGCGGGCTGAAGAAGTGTTACGCAGTGTGAACGATGATATAAAGAGGCAGGTTGCAGAGCGGACCGCAGAGTTGACAAAAGCAAACGAAGCATTGCGGGACAGCGAAAATCGATACCGGATGTTGTTTAACAGTGGCAATGATGCCGTTTTTGTACATAGATTAACAAGCAATGGAATGCCGGGTAAATTTATCGAGGTTAATGACGTTGCCTGTAAATCACTGGGTTATACAAGGGAAGAATTATTAAAGCTATCACCTGCAGATATTAGAATTTCCGAAAAGCATTACGAGATTTCCGATGCAATGAAAAAGCTGTTGTTCCAAAAACATGTTTTATTTGAAAGGGTACATATAACTAAAGATGGTAAAAAATTTCCTGTTGAAATTAATTCCCATTTATTTAATTTAAATGGTAAACCCACCATATTATCTATTGCCAGAAATATCTCTGAGCGTAAACAAGCAGAAAAGGTGCTGCGTAAAGCACTGGAGGAATCACAAATGCGTGAGACCGAAATGTCTGAACTTCTAAAATGTGCGCATGCTGTTTTAAGATACCAGAATTTTAAAGAGGCAGGACAAGTGATATTAGACTCCTGTAAAAAATTAATAGGTGCAGCTAACGGTTATATTAGTTTAGAAAGCATTGATGGTAATGCTGACGAAGTTGTAGCTATACAATTGGAGAATTCTTTTAGTAATATCCCTTTACCCTTACAAGCTATGAAAAATGAAGCATATCAGAATCAAAAGCCTATATTTTGTAACGATTTTACTAACAGTAAGTGGAAGAAATCTTCCACGAAAGGACATTTAAACATCGATAATGTAGTTTTTGTACCAATGATTATTGAAAATCAAGCTCTCGGGTTTCTATGTCTTTTTAATAAAGTAAAAGGTTTTACTAAAAATGATATTCAGCTGGTATCTACACTGGGAAAATTAGCTGCAATTGCACTTTATAACAGTCAATTATTGAAATCACTAAAAAACAGCGAGGAACTTTTCCGTTCCGTGGCGGAATCTGCAACTGACGCCATTATCATAGTCGACAGCGATAAAAAGATAATTTTTTGGAATAGCGCCGCAGAAACCATTTTTGGTCATTTGTCCGGTGAAACAGTTGGACAACCAATTACCATCATAATTCCTGAACAATATCGCGAATTACATAAAAATACAATAAATTGTGCAATTTTAATGGAATATTTAAATATTACCGGTAAAGCAGTGGAGATGATTGGTCTTAGAAAAGACGGCAGCCAATTTCCTGTGGAAGTTTCCTTTTCCAAGTGGTCAGTAAGGGATAATTTTTATTTTACAGCTATAATTCGTGACATAACTGAGCGCAAAAAAATTGAGGAAGAATTACAAAACACGATCATCGAATTAAAACACACTCAAAACATTGTTAAGGAAAAGGAAAAGTTAGCTATTATCGGCCAAATGGCCGCCGGTATGGCCCATGAAATAAAAAATCCTTTAACTGCTATCAGAGGTTTAGCTCATCTGATTAGAAAAAATTATTCCGGAAGCGAAACTTTGGTAAATCATATGAACGTTATCCTTAAAGAGGCTAACCAGGCTAATAACACAATTACAAAATTCCTTCAAATTACTCAACCCAGGCAGTTGTCACTAAAACTAGAGTCTGTCAATAGTGTAGTCGAGGAATGTACTGAGCTTCTTAACCCTCAATTTATTAATAAGAATATCAAGTTGAAATATGAAGGTACAAAGGAATTGCCCCAATGTATGCTTGATCGGGATCAACTTAAGCAGGTGCTGTTAAACATGTGCCAGAATGCTATAGACGCGATGGCTGAAGGCGGAGTAATAATAATTAAAACTGATTTTTTAACTGATAAAAAAGAAGTATATATAGAAATTGAAGATACCGGCTGCGGTATACCTATGGAGGAAATAAAAAATATTGGGGTTCCTTTTTATACCACCAAAGCTGATGGTATGGGACTTAGCTTAAGTTCATCCTATGCCATTATTAATGCTCATAACGGGAGAGTTGAAGTTGTCAGTAAAGAGCGGAAAGGAACCAGGTTTGGTATTTATCTACCCTGCTACAAGGCTACTAGGGAGTAA
- a CDS encoding ATP-binding domain-containing protein, translating to MFINLVTTYHQIKGLEFDYVYILGLNNFEKASFKNKDNILYTVVTRAQKRVFILYEKHFPTSLQKVDKEFYKEY from the coding sequence ATGTTCATAAATTTAGTTACAACATATCACCAGATTAAGGGATTGGAGTTTGACTATGTATATATACTTGGTCTAAATAATTTTGAAAAAGCCAGTTTTAAGAATAAAGATAATATCCTTTATACTGTAGTTACCCGAGCACAAAAGAGAGTTTTTATATTATATGAGAAGCACTTTCCGACTTCTTTACAAAAAGTTGATAAGGAATTTTATAAAGAGTATTAA
- a CDS encoding CGGC domain-containing protein produces the protein MKIGLIRCRQTEDICPGTMDFKVIREKKCAFEGIEEDIEIIGMVSCGGCPGKKAITRAEEIVKRGGDTIVLASCITKGNPIGFPCPHAKQIKEAIEKKLGDKVKIIDFTH, from the coding sequence TTGAAAATTGGATTAATTAGGTGTAGGCAAACAGAAGATATTTGTCCGGGAACTATGGATTTCAAAGTAATAAGAGAAAAGAAGTGTGCTTTTGAAGGTATTGAAGAGGATATCGAAATTATAGGTATGGTTTCTTGTGGTGGTTGCCCTGGTAAAAAGGCTATAACAAGGGCTGAGGAAATAGTAAAAAGAGGTGGGGACACTATAGTGCTTGCATCCTGTATTACAAAAGGCAATCCTATTGGTTTTCCCTGCCCACATGCAAAGCAGATAAAGGAAGCTATCGAAAAGAAACTCGGTGATAAGGTTAAAATTATTGATTTTACTCATTGA
- a CDS encoding DUF2935 domain-containing protein codes for MNANFVEISLRENRFWLRIMAEHALFIRLGLPCDEPELINEARELEKVFRKLLEQARNTPKEEEAVRKLNKKVIKALDRIIDFKSRVLKRIITCKLGGSNLPLLIDHIRREAIRFRVILLRLQNDIEILPAEEALQEEIFWLRIMGEHARFVAHLLDPSERKLINKSRDFAKKFEEFRLQARDLESMEAPRTFECWLLSSDKCGKNLLSEFGKDLPKAFVIPRLKRFNREAKQLTEEIKEFKKALLQLIESCEVHSIIPPLLADHILREARKALEDLTNVEKMLLEKK; via the coding sequence ATGAATGCTAATTTTGTTGAAATATCACTTCGGGAAAACCGGTTTTGGTTACGTATCATGGCGGAACACGCACTGTTCATTAGACTTGGTCTTCCCTGTGATGAACCCGAATTAATTAATGAAGCAAGAGAATTGGAGAAAGTTTTTAGAAAGTTACTTGAGCAAGCCCGGAATACACCAAAGGAAGAGGAAGCTGTAAGAAAATTAAATAAAAAAGTTATTAAAGCACTGGACCGTATTATAGATTTCAAGAGTAGAGTACTTAAGCGCATTATTACTTGTAAATTAGGAGGTTCCAACCTTCCACTTCTAATCGATCATATCCGAAGAGAAGCTATTCGTTTCCGGGTTATTCTCCTTCGTCTACAGAATGACATTGAAATATTACCTGCTGAAGAAGCACTACAAGAAGAAATATTCTGGCTGCGAATAATGGGTGAACATGCGCGTTTCGTTGCTCATCTTTTAGACCCTTCGGAGAGAAAGCTAATAAACAAATCTCGTGATTTTGCTAAAAAATTTGAGGAATTCAGGTTGCAGGCTCGTGATCTTGAATCTATGGAGGCTCCCCGCACTTTTGAATGTTGGCTCTTATCCTCAGATAAATGCGGCAAAAACTTACTTTCTGAATTTGGAAAAGATTTACCCAAAGCTTTTGTTATACCCAGATTAAAACGTTTTAATCGTGAAGCTAAACAATTAACTGAAGAAATTAAAGAATTCAAGAAAGCCCTATTGCAACTGATTGAGTCATGCGAGGTACATAGCATCATTCCTCCACTTTTGGCTGATCACATTCTTCGTGAAGCCAGAAAGGCTTTAGAGGACTTAACTAATGTTGAAAAGATGTTGCTTGAGAAAAAATAA
- a CDS encoding DNA adenine methylase, which yields MRKNGNMSIAPIVKWVGGKRQLIHEIEKYIPQKYSTYYEPFFGGGAVLLHLLPTKAVVNDINEELINMYQVIKDNVEALIEDLGRHENSADYFYKIRALDRDNKLYKSLTSVQRASRIIYLNKTCYNGLFRVNRDGKFNTPFGRYKNPNIVNAITLKAISTYFNKNNITFRCGDFEAALNDVEKESFVYLDPPYDPVSDSASFTAYNRGGFDREEQKRLKFLCDKLNNKGIKFLLSNSATDFIKELYKDYKIKIVKAKRAVNSKGDKRGEVNEVLIRNYE from the coding sequence ATGAGGAAGAACGGAAATATGAGCATAGCTCCTATTGTTAAATGGGTTGGAGGAAAACGCCAGTTAATACATGAAATAGAAAAATATATTCCACAAAAATATTCCACATACTATGAGCCTTTCTTTGGTGGAGGTGCGGTTTTACTCCACTTGCTGCCTACAAAAGCCGTAGTTAATGATATTAATGAAGAATTAATTAATATGTATCAAGTAATTAAGGATAATGTAGAGGCTTTAATTGAAGATTTAGGAAGACATGAAAACAGTGCGGACTATTTTTATAAGATAAGAGCTTTAGATAGAGATAACAAATTATATAAATCTCTAACCAGTGTGCAGAGGGCTTCAAGAATTATTTACCTGAATAAAACTTGTTACAATGGATTATTTCGTGTAAATAGAGACGGGAAATTTAATACCCCGTTTGGGAGATATAAAAACCCTAATATTGTAAATGCAATAACATTAAAAGCAATAAGTACTTATTTTAACAAGAACAATATTACTTTCAGATGTGGGGATTTTGAAGCTGCTCTAAATGATGTGGAAAAAGAATCTTTTGTCTATTTAGACCCTCCTTATGACCCTGTGTCCGATAGTGCCAGTTTTACCGCATATAACAGAGGAGGCTTTGACAGAGAAGAGCAAAAAAGACTAAAATTTTTATGCGATAAACTTAACAATAAAGGAATTAAATTTTTACTGTCTAACTCTGCTACTGACTTTATTAAAGAACTATATAAAGATTATAAAATTAAAATAGTAAAGGCCAAAAGGGCTGTTAATTCTAAGGGAGATAAGAGGGGAGAAGTAAATGAGGTGCTCATAAGAAACTATGAGTAA
- a CDS encoding DEAD/DEAH box helicase, which yields MHFIDDSKIEELATNNQVFNRGVTYYRNNRVVDFNFDEDNLCASAVVLGSEQYDVEVYFSSEGEIISMYCDCPAFYKSDGACKHIVALLKTYQHKCKKRSEILRLNERHNHTQLTDIMLNYFEESLNRPEKKFVNLETTLEISHNVNNRQEVVHTLSLRMGEEKLYVVKSIKKLFEAMDSGENIVFGKGFEFAPFIHEFHPKDKPVINLLREIYEMEKRIHNQAWQPSGWQSTQGSLFKGKQIILTKITVLRLLSLLHSEQFNLNIFNQEYKNIRIVEQDLPLNFMLEKKNEDLILQWKKLNLIPLVETGEYFLFDGKIHKISERQRIYFAPLINTLVQSPDGILLAKQQKERFVAEVLPLVKQIGKVEISPAVKNSFYETDLKAEIYLDRTGDAVTAKVNFVYDEIRTNPFSGNSGLITGDKILIRDPEREREIFNLLEQAEFSTLNGTLYLREEEKIYKFVYNILPKIHKLAEIYYSENFHRLRIRNLADFTGKVRLNEGSNILEFSFQMEDIDPQEISNILSSLKEKKRYHRLKDGSFLPLETTNSQIHQLMNMIDSLNISEKELQQEVIKIPQYRAVYIDQCLRESNLRFERNLVFKQLVQNITEPQDMEFEIPANLKGILRDYQKTGFKWLKTLAMYGFGGILADDMGLGKTLQTIAFIMSEKERIQEPSLVIAPTSVLYNWQDEVKKFAPELNVVVVSGTLKERKMLLKEAQKADLVITSYALIRRDVELYKAFNFGFCFLDEAQNIKNPNSMGAKAVKTINARGRFALTGTPIENNLTELWSIFDFIMQGYLLSHQEFVKKYERPIVLNQDQKVLTELQKQITPFILRRMKKDVLTELPPKFEHKVLTDLTKDQKKIYLTYLQKAKEEFDEVLATGGFEKSQIKILSLLTRLRQICCHPSTFLENYKGDSGKLIYLKEFIQDAIKSGHRILLFSQFVSMLKIIRCLLDNEHIAYFYLDGSTKTEDRGQMVRAFNRGEGDAFLISLKAGGTGLNLTGADMVIHYDPWWNPAVEEQATDRAYRIGQKNSVQVINLITKGTIEEKIYELQQKKKDMINSIIKPGETMLSKMTEQEVRELFSAI from the coding sequence ATGCATTTTATTGATGATTCTAAAATTGAAGAACTGGCAACGAATAACCAAGTTTTTAACAGAGGTGTAACGTATTATAGAAACAACCGGGTGGTTGACTTTAATTTTGATGAAGATAACTTGTGTGCCTCTGCTGTAGTATTAGGCAGTGAACAATACGATGTGGAAGTGTATTTTTCATCAGAGGGAGAAATCATTAGCATGTATTGTGACTGTCCTGCATTCTATAAGTCTGACGGGGCCTGCAAGCATATTGTGGCCTTGTTGAAAACATACCAGCATAAATGTAAAAAAAGGTCTGAAATACTTAGATTAAATGAAAGACATAATCATACTCAGCTGACAGATATTATGCTGAATTATTTTGAGGAAAGCTTAAACAGACCGGAGAAAAAGTTTGTTAATCTGGAAACTACCCTGGAGATATCTCATAATGTAAATAACAGACAAGAAGTTGTTCATACCCTTTCTTTACGCATGGGAGAGGAAAAGCTCTATGTTGTTAAAAGCATAAAAAAACTATTTGAGGCAATGGACAGCGGAGAGAATATTGTTTTCGGAAAAGGATTTGAATTTGCTCCTTTTATTCATGAATTTCATCCTAAGGATAAGCCTGTAATTAATCTATTACGTGAAATCTATGAAATGGAAAAGCGAATTCATAATCAAGCCTGGCAGCCTTCAGGCTGGCAAAGCACTCAGGGCAGCTTATTTAAGGGTAAACAAATCATTTTAACAAAGATAACGGTACTAAGATTACTTTCTCTTTTGCATTCTGAGCAGTTTAACTTAAATATCTTTAATCAGGAATATAAAAATATACGGATTGTAGAACAGGACCTGCCCCTTAATTTCATGCTGGAAAAGAAAAACGAAGACTTGATACTGCAGTGGAAAAAACTAAACTTAATCCCACTGGTAGAAACAGGAGAATATTTCTTATTCGATGGAAAGATTCACAAAATATCGGAGCGCCAGAGAATATATTTTGCCCCGCTTATAAATACCTTAGTTCAATCACCTGACGGGATTCTCCTAGCTAAACAGCAGAAAGAACGTTTTGTAGCTGAGGTCCTACCGCTGGTAAAGCAAATAGGTAAGGTGGAAATTTCACCAGCGGTTAAAAACAGTTTTTACGAAACTGATTTAAAAGCAGAAATATATTTGGATAGAACAGGAGATGCTGTTACAGCAAAAGTTAATTTTGTATACGATGAGATACGAACTAATCCTTTTTCCGGCAATTCGGGCTTAATAACAGGGGATAAAATACTCATTCGTGATCCGGAACGTGAGAGGGAAATATTTAATCTTCTCGAACAAGCAGAGTTTAGTACCTTAAACGGAACCTTATATCTTAGGGAAGAAGAAAAGATATACAAGTTTGTATATAATATCCTTCCTAAAATTCATAAACTCGCAGAAATTTACTACAGCGAAAACTTTCACAGGCTGCGGATCAGGAATTTAGCAGACTTTACAGGGAAAGTACGCCTCAATGAGGGCAGCAATATATTAGAATTTTCCTTCCAGATGGAGGATATTGATCCACAAGAAATAAGTAACATATTATCTTCTTTAAAGGAGAAGAAGAGGTATCACCGGCTAAAAGACGGCTCATTTTTGCCCCTGGAAACAACGAACTCACAAATACATCAGTTAATGAACATGATTGACTCGTTAAATATTTCTGAGAAAGAATTGCAGCAAGAAGTTATTAAAATTCCTCAATATAGAGCTGTATATATTGATCAATGTTTAAGAGAATCTAATTTACGGTTTGAAAGAAACCTTGTCTTTAAACAACTTGTACAAAATATCACCGAACCGCAGGATATGGAGTTTGAGATTCCGGCAAATCTTAAAGGTATCCTGCGCGATTACCAGAAAACAGGCTTTAAATGGCTGAAGACACTTGCAATGTATGGCTTCGGCGGGATTCTGGCAGATGATATGGGGCTGGGAAAAACTTTACAAACCATTGCTTTTATTATGTCTGAAAAGGAAAGAATACAGGAGCCTTCACTGGTTATTGCACCTACTTCTGTATTGTACAACTGGCAGGATGAAGTTAAAAAATTTGCACCGGAATTGAATGTCGTGGTAGTTTCAGGGACTTTAAAAGAGCGGAAAATGCTGCTAAAAGAGGCTCAAAAAGCTGATCTGGTTATTACTTCGTATGCTTTAATAAGGCGAGATGTAGAGCTGTATAAGGCTTTTAATTTTGGGTTTTGTTTTTTAGATGAAGCGCAGAATATTAAAAACCCCAATTCGATGGGAGCTAAAGCAGTAAAAACCATAAATGCCAGGGGACGCTTTGCCCTGACTGGAACCCCTATTGAAAACAATTTAACAGAACTATGGTCTATTTTTGACTTTATTATGCAGGGCTACTTGTTGTCTCATCAAGAATTTGTAAAGAAATATGAACGTCCGATTGTACTTAATCAAGACCAAAAGGTTTTAACTGAACTGCAAAAACAAATTACTCCCTTTATTTTACGGAGGATGAAAAAGGATGTTCTAACAGAGCTGCCGCCAAAGTTTGAGCATAAAGTGCTCACGGATTTAACAAAAGACCAAAAGAAGATTTATCTCACATATTTGCAAAAGGCAAAAGAAGAATTTGATGAGGTACTAGCTACCGGCGGCTTTGAAAAAAGTCAAATTAAGATTCTTTCCTTATTAACAAGGCTGCGTCAAATTTGCTGTCACCCCTCAACATTTTTAGAAAATTATAAAGGCGACAGCGGCAAACTTATTTATTTAAAAGAATTTATACAGGATGCCATCAAAAGCGGCCACAGGATTTTATTGTTTTCACAATTTGTCAGTATGTTAAAAATTATTCGCTGTCTCCTGGATAATGAGCATATAGCATATTTTTATCTGGACGGTTCTACAAAGACGGAGGATAGAGGACAAATGGTCCGTGCTTTTAACAGAGGTGAAGGTGACGCCTTTCTAATATCCTTAAAGGCCGGTGGAACAGGTTTAAATCTAACCGGGGCAGACATGGTAATTCATTATGATCCCTGGTGGAATCCCGCTGTTGAGGAGCAGGCTACTGACCGGGCTTACCGGATAGGTCAAAAGAATTCAGTTCAAGTAATAAACCTCATTACTAAAGGTACTATTGAAGAAAAAATATATGAGCTGCAGCAGAAAAAGAAAGATATGATTAATTCAATCATCAAACCCGGAGAAACAATGCTGTCAAAGATGACAGAGCAAGAAGTAAGGGAATTATTCAGCGCAATTTAA
- a CDS encoding DMT family transporter gives MNLEWAKVYLAAFFEVFWVIGLKHADNIWAWLGTAFSIFVSFYFLIIAGKKLPVGTVYAVFTGMGTVGTVFSEIVFFGEPFRLIKLVLIFLLLVGVIGLKLVTGEQEINSGGDA, from the coding sequence ATGAATTTGGAATGGGCAAAAGTGTATTTGGCGGCTTTTTTTGAGGTGTTTTGGGTTATCGGACTTAAACACGCAGATAATATATGGGCCTGGCTGGGTACCGCGTTTTCTATCTTTGTGAGCTTTTATTTCCTAATAATCGCCGGTAAAAAGTTACCGGTGGGTACCGTCTACGCTGTTTTTACCGGTATGGGTACTGTTGGTACAGTTTTTTCCGAAATCGTTTTTTTCGGCGAGCCCTTTAGGTTAATCAAGCTGGTCCTTATTTTTTTATTATTGGTTGGGGTAATTGGGTTAAAGCTGGTAACAGGAGAACAAGAGATTAATTCGGGAGGAGATGCTTAA
- a CDS encoding DMT family transporter, which translates to MAWTYLLLAGIFEASGVIFINKLHRDKNLQTFLLMFGGFGASFLFLTLAMKTLPMGTAYAVWTGIGASGGAVLGMLLYGESRDRRRLFFITIIIVSAIGLKLVS; encoded by the coding sequence ATGGCTTGGACTTATCTTTTACTGGCAGGTATTTTCGAAGCGTCCGGTGTTATTTTTATAAATAAATTACACAGAGATAAAAATTTACAAACATTTCTATTGATGTTTGGTGGGTTTGGTGCCAGTTTTCTATTTCTCACTCTGGCCATGAAGACACTGCCAATGGGGACGGCTTATGCTGTCTGGACCGGTATTGGCGCTTCAGGAGGAGCTGTCCTTGGTATGCTGCTGTACGGTGAATCCAGGGATCGGCGCAGGCTGTTCTTTATTACTATTATAATTGTTTCGGCCATTGGTTTAAAGTTGGTTTCCTAA
- a CDS encoding DUF3231 family protein, with product MLSLFKKKEKQVVSVREAFDLWDILKMMYSATERFNTYKNDAHDKDLKVLIDLILNPMKKQIETLENELLKYSIPAPDRNSKAINFPNNSQAITDEFIAGELFICIQEKTENLLRAFRTSITNDSVRALFENIALDSINKTDKIIQYLKLKGWIDTPPLYNNIPPNITEKVATMEIANLWDHLTFRYDNRNTTEILHSYANDQDFKLTLDLGLRTLEEQIKILEKEVDYFGIPLPKRPGKITMKPEKTEILHDDHMFRTLLAGLQGATIMHAQTLKECTFNNRIRKIFKVLLEEELNLLDKYFKFGKLKGWFHPTPQYGS from the coding sequence ATGCTGTCACTATTCAAAAAAAAAGAAAAACAGGTGGTAAGTGTACGGGAAGCATTTGATCTATGGGATATTTTAAAGATGATGTATTCAGCAACTGAAAGATTTAATACATATAAAAATGATGCTCATGATAAAGACCTTAAAGTATTAATAGATTTAATTCTTAACCCAATGAAAAAACAAATTGAAACTTTAGAAAATGAGTTGCTGAAATATTCAATTCCGGCACCTGATCGAAACAGTAAAGCCATAAATTTTCCGAATAATTCGCAAGCCATAACTGATGAATTTATTGCCGGGGAGCTCTTTATATGTATTCAAGAAAAAACAGAGAACTTATTAAGAGCATTTAGGACTTCTATAACTAATGATTCCGTTAGAGCACTATTTGAAAATATTGCATTAGATTCAATTAACAAAACAGACAAAATAATCCAGTATTTAAAACTTAAAGGATGGATCGATACTCCACCTCTCTATAACAATATACCGCCAAACATTACCGAAAAAGTTGCTACTATGGAAATTGCTAACCTGTGGGACCATTTAACATTTCGGTACGATAATAGGAATACAACTGAAATACTACATAGCTATGCTAATGATCAGGATTTTAAATTAACTTTAGATCTGGGGCTAAGGACTCTCGAAGAACAAATTAAAATATTGGAAAAAGAAGTTGATTATTTTGGTATTCCTTTACCTAAAAGACCGGGTAAAATTACAATGAAACCGGAAAAAACCGAAATATTGCATGATGATCACATGTTCAGAACGCTCTTAGCCGGTTTGCAGGGGGCGACAATAATGCATGCGCAAACCTTAAAAGAATGCACCTTTAACAATCGAATAAGAAAAATATTTAAGGTTTTATTAGAAGAGGAATTAAACTTATTAGATAAATATTTTAAATTTGGCAAGTTAAAGGGATGGTTTCATCCCACACCCCAGTACGGATCGTAA
- a CDS encoding 4Fe-4S binding protein: MYRITKNCRFCNTCITVCPAGAIEKLYPHYYINPNICIQCGECIKWCCFDAINLEA, encoded by the coding sequence ATGTACCGGATTACAAAAAATTGCCGGTTTTGTAACACCTGCATTACAGTGTGTCCGGCAGGCGCTATCGAAAAATTATACCCGCACTATTATATTAACCCCAATATCTGTATCCAGTGCGGTGAATGCATAAAATGGTGCTGCTTTGATGCAATAAACCTTGAAGCTTAA